One stretch of Hymenobacter chitinivorans DSM 11115 DNA includes these proteins:
- a CDS encoding sensor histidine kinase has protein sequence MNDRRLRLLGIPVLAVLITLLTLNDLPAKPDLGLVGSHLGVSLLFTTTLWLGTSTIWNRLLRYLPHVDQTRRRLWLLTLLAVLYTAAASVALVAFMHQLMPPYFSLAPRDLLTQVTFNLIPTVLVMMLYESIHFFEQWEHNVRRAEQLSRAGVQSQLEALQNQLDPHFLFNSLNTLAALIDEANEPAQQFVEQLADVYRYVLLSRDKATVPLSEELAFVETYVALQKTRFRANLRVTQHIPAHLLALQVAPLSVQLLVENALKHNVVSREHPLDIDISADEASGYIVVQNTFRPRAAGLGPSTGLGLQNTKHRYELLQAPLPVRIEATDVAFTVSLPLLPGPPAAL, from the coding sequence ATGAACGACCGTCGTCTGCGGCTGCTGGGCATCCCGGTGCTGGCCGTGCTCATTACCCTGCTCACCCTGAATGACTTGCCCGCCAAGCCGGATCTGGGCCTGGTCGGGTCGCACCTGGGCGTGTCGCTGCTGTTTACGACCACGCTCTGGCTGGGTACCAGCACCATCTGGAACCGGCTGCTGCGGTACTTGCCCCACGTGGATCAGACCCGGCGCCGACTCTGGCTGCTCACGCTGCTGGCGGTGCTTTACACGGCCGCAGCCAGCGTGGCCCTGGTGGCGTTTATGCACCAGCTCATGCCGCCCTACTTTTCCCTGGCGCCCCGGGACCTGCTCACCCAGGTTACCTTCAACCTGATTCCGACGGTGCTGGTGATGATGCTCTACGAAAGCATCCACTTCTTCGAGCAGTGGGAGCACAACGTGCGCCGGGCCGAGCAGCTGAGCCGGGCCGGAGTGCAAAGTCAGCTCGAAGCCCTGCAAAACCAGCTCGACCCGCACTTCCTCTTCAACAGCCTCAACACCCTGGCCGCCCTCATCGACGAGGCCAACGAGCCGGCCCAGCAGTTTGTGGAGCAGCTGGCCGACGTGTACCGCTACGTGCTGCTGAGCCGGGACAAAGCCACCGTGCCCCTGAGCGAGGAGCTGGCCTTCGTGGAAACCTACGTGGCCCTGCAAAAAACCCGCTTCCGCGCCAACCTGCGGGTTACCCAACACATTCCGGCCCACCTGCTGGCCCTGCAGGTGGCCCCGCTCAGCGTGCAGCTGCTGGTGGAAAACGCCCTGAAGCACAACGTGGTGAGTAGGGAACATCCGCTGGATATTGACATTTCGGCCGATGAGGCCAGCGGCTACATTGTGGTGCAGAATACCTTCCGCCCCCGGGCCGCCGGCCTGGGCCCCAGCACCGGTCTGGGCTTGCAAAACACGAAGCACCGCTACGAGCTGCTGCAGGCCCCGCTGCCGGTGCGCATCGAGGCCACGGACGTGGCCTTTACCGTCAGTTTGCCCCTGCTGCCGGGTCCGCCAGCCGCGCTATAA